In the genome of Polaribacter sp. MED152, one region contains:
- the nhaC gene encoding Na+/H+ antiporter NhaC, whose product MQENKNLSDIEINGQKIVENKELSLFESLIPVVILMGLLAYNIFFVEGQEWFGAYTNQYILLIGGFVSAIVGFFNKVTISRMAAEVWENWKSVFVPILILFLVGALAGSWLVSGIIPAMVYYGLQVLSPAVFLPASVIIAAIISIATGSSWTTSATVGIALIGIGSALGIPPGMIAGAVISGAYFGDKMSPLSDTTNLAPAMAGTDLFTHIKYMGYTTVPTIVITLVVFAILSGTIDTSGSADISNLLVSIDNTFNITPLLFIVPVAVIAMILMKTKPLVALGVGVILAAIFAFIFQGDVLESLSDSKFQTIINSILTDTQIETDDEKLTELFAAGGMNGMLWTIFLIVCAMVFGGIMDAIGALAKITKSLLSIASSVFGLFASTVVSCLGLNIVASDQYLALVIPGKMFKQAYEDKGLAPENLSRTLEDSGTVTSVLIPWNTCGAYQSGVLGVGVGEYFVYAIFNWLSPFTTLLFAALNLKIRMLRGK is encoded by the coding sequence ATGCAAGAGAATAAAAACCTTTCTGATATAGAAATTAATGGTCAGAAAATTGTTGAAAACAAAGAATTAAGTTTATTTGAATCTTTAATTCCGGTTGTAATTTTAATGGGCTTATTGGCTTATAATATCTTTTTTGTAGAAGGGCAAGAATGGTTTGGAGCATATACCAATCAATATATTTTATTAATAGGAGGTTTCGTATCTGCAATAGTTGGTTTCTTTAATAAAGTAACCATTTCTAGAATGGCAGCAGAAGTTTGGGAAAATTGGAAAAGTGTTTTTGTACCAATATTAATTTTATTTTTAGTAGGTGCTTTAGCAGGCTCTTGGTTGGTAAGTGGTATTATTCCAGCAATGGTTTATTATGGTTTGCAAGTATTAAGTCCTGCAGTATTTTTGCCTGCTTCAGTAATTATTGCTGCAATAATTTCCATAGCAACAGGTAGCTCTTGGACTACCTCTGCAACTGTTGGTATTGCATTAATTGGTATTGGTAGTGCATTGGGTATACCTCCAGGAATGATTGCTGGAGCTGTAATATCTGGGGCCTATTTTGGAGATAAAATGTCTCCTTTGTCAGATACAACGAATTTGGCGCCGGCTATGGCTGGTACAGATTTATTTACTCATATTAAATATATGGGGTATACAACTGTGCCAACAATTGTTATAACCTTAGTCGTTTTTGCCATATTAAGTGGTACTATAGATACTTCAGGTAGCGCAGATATAAGTAATTTATTAGTTTCTATAGACAATACATTTAATATTACTCCACTATTATTTATTGTACCTGTGGCTGTAATTGCTATGATTTTAATGAAAACAAAACCTTTAGTTGCTTTAGGGGTTGGAGTTATTTTAGCTGCAATTTTTGCATTTATTTTTCAGGGAGATGTTTTAGAGAGTCTGTCTGACTCAAAGTTTCAAACCATTATAAACTCTATTTTAACTGATACTCAAATTGAAACGGATGATGAAAAACTTACAGAGCTATTTGCAGCAGGTGGAATGAATGGAATGCTTTGGACAATTTTTCTGATTGTTTGTGCAATGGTTTTTGGTGGTATTATGGATGCTATTGGTGCTTTAGCAAAAATCACCAAAAGTTTACTTTCAATTGCCTCTTCTGTTTTTGGATTGTTTGCAAGTACAGTAGTTAGTTGTTTGGGTTTAAATATTGTTGCTTCAGATCAATATTTAGCATTAGTAATACCAGGTAAAATGTTTAAACAAGCGTACGAAGATAAAGGCTTAGCACCTGAAAACTTAAGTAGAACTTTAGAAGATTCTGGTACTGTAACCTCTGTTCTAATTCCTTGGAATACCTGTGGAGCTTATCAATCTGGAGTTTTAGGAGTTGGAGTAGGAGAGTATTTCGTGTATGCGATTTTTAATTGGTTAAGTCCTTTTACCACCTTGCTTTTTGCAGCATTAAATTTAAAAATTAGAATGCTTAGAGGTAAGTAG
- a CDS encoding metal-dependent hydrolase yields MDSLTQIILGAACGEAVLGKRIGNKALLFGAIGGTIPDLDVFIGKWIYSNEIQAMAFHRGFMHSILFAIVGCFFFGWLTYKLYNTSKRKGTTELKDWVLLFFWAILTHPFLDCFTPYGTQLFAPFSNYRVAFNTISVADPLYTVPFLICMIILMFYNRTKTKRKWWLKAGVFISSLYLVFSVFNKFYIESVFKNSFDKQGIDITRFSAQPTILNNILWYAVAETKEQYHLTFYSLLDKKSISDKFITVDKKPSLIDMTDKNLQTLAWFSNQYYHISKKDKIGTYKYVDLRYPMLNPDDLNSSIFNFTLYNENNEWDILPFDGNPPNKEDFASFIERLKGI; encoded by the coding sequence ATGGATTCATTAACTCAGATTATTTTAGGCGCTGCTTGTGGTGAAGCTGTACTTGGCAAAAGAATTGGGAACAAAGCACTTTTATTTGGTGCAATTGGAGGTACCATACCAGATTTAGACGTTTTTATCGGAAAATGGATTTACAGCAATGAAATTCAAGCTATGGCATTTCATAGAGGATTTATGCATAGTATTCTCTTTGCCATTGTTGGCTGTTTCTTTTTTGGATGGCTTACCTATAAACTCTACAATACTTCAAAAAGAAAAGGAACAACTGAGCTTAAAGATTGGGTTCTACTTTTCTTCTGGGCAATATTAACACATCCTTTTTTAGATTGTTTTACACCTTATGGTACACAATTATTTGCGCCATTTTCTAATTATCGAGTTGCATTTAATACTATTTCTGTGGCAGATCCTTTATACACAGTGCCGTTTTTGATTTGTATGATCATCCTTATGTTTTATAACAGAACAAAGACCAAAAGAAAATGGTGGTTAAAGGCTGGGGTTTTTATTAGTTCTTTGTATTTAGTCTTCTCTGTATTTAATAAGTTTTATATAGAGAGTGTTTTTAAAAACTCTTTTGATAAACAAGGTATAGACATCACTAGATTTTCTGCACAACCCACAATTCTAAATAATATTTTATGGTATGCAGTAGCTGAAACGAAAGAGCAATACCACTTAACTTTTTATTCTTTATTAGATAAAAAATCAATTAGTGATAAGTTTATTACCGTAGATAAAAAACCATCACTAATTGACATGACCGATAAAAATTTACAAACCTTAGCTTGGTTTAGCAATCAATATTATCACATTAGTAAAAAAGATAAAATTGGTACTTATAAATATGTCGATTTACGTTACCCAATGTTAAATCCTGATGATTTGAATTCATCAATTTTTAATTTTACTCTATATAATGAAAATAACGAATGGGATATTTTACCTTTTGATGGAAATCCGCCAAATAAGGAAGATTTTGCAAGTTTTATTGAACGCCTAAAAGGAATTTAA
- a CDS encoding aminotransferase class I/II-fold pyridoxal phosphate-dependent enzyme gives MSYNPADKIQDLQYFGEFGGVNPSISDSSTYTFLSAKTMFDTFEGNADGCYLYSRHSTPSNLYLGEALAAMEGTETANVTASGMGAITPVLLQLCGANDHIISSRTIYGGTYAFLKNFTPKLGIDTTFVDITKLDVVEAAITKNTKVLYCESVSNPLLEVADIKGLSGLAKKYNLKLVVDNTFSPLSISPVKLGADIVIHSLTKFINGSSDTVGGVVCGTQEFINDLRNVNDGACMLLGSTMDSLRASSILKNMRTLHIRMKQHSKNAHYLAEKFQDDGLKTVYPGLASHSSHDLFKTMMNKEYGFGGMLTIDVGSLEKANTLMELMQERNLGYLAVSLGFYKTLFSAPGSSTSSEIPEDEQKEMGLSDGLIRFSIGLDNNIERTYEMMKNCMKEVGVL, from the coding sequence ATGAGCTATAATCCAGCAGATAAGATACAAGATTTACAATATTTTGGAGAATTTGGAGGTGTAAATCCTTCTATTTCAGATTCATCTACTTACACTTTTTTATCAGCAAAGACTATGTTCGATACTTTTGAAGGTAATGCAGATGGCTGTTATTTATACTCACGTCATTCAACACCATCTAATTTATATTTGGGTGAAGCTTTAGCGGCTATGGAAGGTACAGAAACAGCAAATGTTACTGCTTCAGGAATGGGTGCAATTACACCTGTTTTATTACAATTGTGTGGCGCAAATGATCATATTATTTCTAGTAGAACTATTTATGGAGGTACTTATGCATTTCTAAAAAACTTTACTCCGAAATTAGGCATTGATACTACTTTCGTAGATATTACAAAGCTAGATGTTGTAGAGGCTGCAATCACTAAAAACACCAAAGTTTTGTATTGCGAATCTGTAAGTAATCCGCTGCTTGAGGTTGCAGATATTAAAGGATTGTCAGGTTTAGCTAAAAAATACAATTTAAAATTGGTGGTAGATAATACATTTTCTCCATTATCAATTTCACCAGTAAAATTAGGCGCAGATATTGTAATACATAGTTTAACAAAATTCATTAATGGCTCTTCAGATACTGTTGGTGGTGTAGTTTGTGGTACGCAAGAATTTATTAATGATTTACGAAATGTAAACGATGGCGCTTGTATGTTATTAGGTTCTACTATGGATAGTTTGCGAGCTTCTTCTATATTAAAAAATATGAGAACTCTTCATATTAGAATGAAACAACATAGTAAAAACGCTCACTATTTAGCAGAAAAGTTTCAAGATGATGGTTTAAAAACGGTGTATCCTGGTTTAGCATCACATTCTTCACATGACTTATTTAAAACAATGATGAACAAAGAATATGGTTTTGGAGGTATGCTAACTATTGATGTTGGATCATTAGAAAAAGCAAATACTTTAATGGAGTTAATGCAAGAAAGAAACCTTGGGTATTTGGCAGTAAGTCTTGGTTTTTACAAAACGTTATTTTCAGCTCCAGGTAGTTCTACATCTTCAGAAATACCTGAAGATGAGCAAAAAGAAATGGGGCTTTCAGATGGTTTAATTCGTTTTTCAATTGGTTTAGATAATAACATTGAACGTACTTATGAAATGATGAAAAATTGTATGAAAGAAGTGGGTGTTTTGTAA
- a CDS encoding Lrp/AsnC family transcriptional regulator, translated as MQLDVIDKKLINLLQNNSKQTTKQLSIALNLSVTAVYERIKKLEKEGVIEKYVAIIDKNKIEKSFLVFCHVKLIQHTKENVTTFEREILKLEEVSECFHVSGEYDYILKVYVKDMEQYRTFMVTKLTAIKYIGSTHSTFAIAKVKNTTAISL; from the coding sequence ATGCAATTAGATGTTATCGATAAAAAACTAATAAACCTGTTACAAAACAATAGCAAACAAACAACCAAACAGTTATCTATTGCTTTAAATTTATCTGTAACTGCTGTTTATGAACGAATTAAAAAACTTGAAAAAGAAGGTGTTATAGAGAAATATGTAGCAATTATAGACAAGAACAAAATAGAAAAGTCCTTTTTAGTTTTTTGTCACGTAAAATTGATACAGCACACCAAAGAAAATGTAACCACCTTTGAAAGAGAAATTCTGAAACTAGAAGAAGTGTCTGAATGTTTTCATGTAAGTGGAGAATATGACTATATTTTAAAAGTGTATGTAAAAGATATGGAACAATACAGAACATTTATGGTTACCAAATTAACTGCCATTAAATATATTGGTAGCACTCATAGTACATTTGCCATAGCAAAAGTTAAAAATACAACAGCAATTTCGTTATAA
- a CDS encoding DUF3857 domain-containing protein, protein MMIKKIIFGLILISQVSFHAQNYEFGKVSKDELQEEFYPLDSTADAAYLYKKRKTYFNYGNNTGFEVINEVYLRVKLYTKEGFDFATFKLPYVRPESGKSERISSIKAVTYNLNEKGKIVEDKVSKKYIFDETTSKFRHVKRITFPNLKEGSVIELKYTMTSPYTEIVDDLQFQYGIPVKKLAIEVETPEWLIFAKKNKGYYLITPVETVRNGSITIRNKVRTITREAGPGGTTVGSTYDNNEIDMAFNSSTYKAENIPALKDNEPYVGSAYAYRGGVKYELVGTKFPNSIPKSFSKSWDDVTKQIYKSDAFGKELEKTNYYKKDIDALIANSNVNLEKLAMIFQYVKSNIKWNGYTSKYTNDGVRKAYLDKTGNSAEINLMLTSMLRYAGLNANPVLVSSKGNGVPLFPTIKGFDYVVSGIKLADNSMVLLDATEPYSMPNQLPARALNWNGRLVTKTGESTWVNLNSSKHAAEENMIMVKISDELEVTGFTRTIFDNFDAQRFRIRYNHIKDEDLIERFEENNNLEVDDFKLVNQGNLAKPVVRNVKFTSEDLLETIGNKLYIEPSLFLTKRSNPFKLEERKYPVDFTSAFKETNKVTIQIPNGYAIETVPEQLAIALPDNLGFFKYQVINGGNKIKLVSLLQVNSAMVPPQYYQALKEFYSKLVKKETEKIVLVKS, encoded by the coding sequence ATGATGATTAAAAAAATAATATTCGGACTTATTTTAATAAGTCAGGTTTCTTTTCATGCCCAAAATTATGAATTTGGTAAGGTCTCTAAAGACGAACTTCAAGAAGAATTTTATCCATTAGACTCAACTGCTGATGCAGCCTATTTATATAAAAAAAGAAAAACTTACTTTAATTATGGCAACAATACTGGTTTTGAAGTTATAAATGAAGTTTATCTAAGAGTAAAATTATATACAAAAGAAGGTTTTGATTTTGCAACATTTAAATTGCCTTATGTAAGACCAGAGAGTGGAAAATCAGAAAGAATTTCATCTATCAAAGCAGTTACTTACAACTTAAATGAAAAAGGTAAAATAGTTGAAGATAAGGTGTCTAAAAAGTACATCTTCGATGAAACTACCAGTAAATTTAGGCATGTAAAACGTATTACATTTCCAAATTTGAAAGAAGGTTCTGTAATTGAATTGAAATATACAATGACATCTCCTTATACAGAAATTGTAGATGATTTACAGTTTCAGTATGGAATACCAGTAAAAAAATTGGCTATAGAAGTAGAAACTCCTGAATGGTTAATTTTTGCGAAAAAGAACAAAGGTTATTATTTAATTACACCAGTCGAAACTGTAAGAAATGGGAGTATTACAATTAGAAATAAAGTAAGAACCATAACTAGAGAAGCTGGTCCTGGAGGAACAACTGTTGGTAGTACATATGACAATAATGAAATAGATATGGCTTTTAATAGTTCTACATACAAAGCTGAAAATATTCCAGCTTTAAAAGATAACGAACCTTATGTAGGTAGTGCATATGCATATAGAGGAGGAGTTAAATATGAGTTAGTTGGTACGAAGTTTCCAAACTCTATTCCTAAAAGTTTTTCTAAATCTTGGGATGATGTTACAAAGCAAATTTATAAATCTGACGCTTTTGGTAAAGAGTTAGAAAAAACCAATTATTATAAGAAAGATATAGATGCTTTAATTGCTAATTCTAATGTAAATCTAGAAAAACTGGCAATGATATTTCAATATGTGAAATCTAATATTAAATGGAATGGTTACACCAGTAAATATACAAATGATGGTGTTAGAAAAGCTTACCTAGATAAAACAGGTAATTCTGCAGAAATAAATTTGATGCTTACTTCTATGTTGCGTTATGCAGGTTTAAACGCAAATCCTGTGTTAGTAAGTTCTAAAGGAAATGGTGTACCACTTTTTCCTACTATTAAGGGATTTGATTATGTAGTTTCTGGAATAAAATTAGCAGATAATTCTATGGTGTTATTAGATGCAACAGAGCCTTATAGCATGCCAAATCAATTACCTGCTAGAGCTTTAAATTGGAATGGTAGATTGGTTACAAAAACAGGTGAATCTACTTGGGTAAATTTAAATTCATCTAAACACGCTGCAGAAGAAAATATGATTATGGTTAAAATTTCTGATGAATTAGAAGTAACTGGATTTACAAGAACTATTTTCGATAATTTTGACGCTCAGAGATTTAGAATTAGATACAATCATATTAAAGATGAAGATTTAATAGAAAGGTTTGAAGAAAACAATAACCTAGAAGTTGATGATTTTAAATTGGTAAATCAAGGTAATTTAGCCAAACCAGTTGTTAGAAACGTAAAGTTCACTTCAGAAGATTTATTAGAAACTATAGGTAATAAATTATATATAGAGCCTTCTTTATTTTTAACAAAACGTAGTAATCCATTTAAGTTAGAGGAAAGAAAATATCCTGTAGATTTTACTTCTGCATTTAAAGAAACGAACAAAGTAACTATACAAATTCCTAATGGATATGCAATAGAAACTGTGCCTGAACAATTGGCAATTGCATTACCAGACAATTTAGGTTTTTTTAAGTATCAAGTAATAAATGGGGGCAACAAAATTAAGTTGGTGTCTTTATTGCAAGTAAATAGTGCAATGGTTCCACCTCAATATTACCAAGCATTAAAAGAATTTTATAGCAAACTTGTAAAAAAAGAAACAGAGAAAATTGTACTTGTAAAATCTTAG
- a CDS encoding DUF3857 domain-containing protein — protein sequence MISKSPKITCLLLVWSFISFSQNQLYTAYSIPIELREDANAVVRNSSTSINIESINELVYSKKYVVTVLNKLGDSDARISESYDEDTKITNLSAIIYDAFGNEIKKYKERDFTDVSAVDGGSLYSDSKVKYVRHTPISYPYTLVFETEYRTSTTGFIPWWVPVNGYYLSVENSSYTIKNPTQIPWRVKEANFDNFEIDKNKTETEIRFSLQNQKALDYERNSISSLKILPIAKVALDKFYLKGVFGEATNWQEFGKWMYSSLIDGRDFINETTKAKILELTKKATSPLEKAKIVYQYMQDKTRYISVQVGIGGWEPIAANKVDEVGYGDCKGLTNYTKALLDVVGVKSYYTLVYAKDKRNIDKDFSSLQGNHAILNIPINGKDIWLECTNQTIPFGFLGDFTNDRNVLVITPEGGIIKKTAVYKNQNNLQTITGQIDLQKNGTIKADFTRTSQGLQYDDKSYYDNLTENELKKHYKTRVWNYNNNLQIDKAELENNKEKVEFVEALKITINDFATINNNDYIFRVNILNRESFVPKRYRNRKMPLEIDRGYKDLDSITFKLPSNFTLNYEPANIEVNSKFGSYKITFKVIDKNTLTYIKEIEIREGVYPKEDYKAYRAFRKKIAKSENLRIILTKKQ from the coding sequence ATGATTTCAAAATCCCCTAAAATTACATGCCTCTTGTTGGTATGGTCTTTTATTAGTTTTTCTCAAAACCAATTATATACTGCTTATTCAATTCCTATTGAACTAAGAGAAGATGCAAACGCTGTTGTTAGAAACAGTAGCACAAGCATTAATATTGAAAGCATCAATGAGTTGGTTTACTCAAAAAAATATGTTGTTACAGTTTTAAATAAGTTAGGAGATTCAGATGCTAGAATTTCTGAAAGTTATGATGAGGATACTAAAATTACAAACCTGTCAGCCATTATTTATGATGCTTTTGGTAATGAAATTAAGAAATATAAAGAAAGAGATTTTACAGATGTAAGTGCTGTAGATGGTGGTTCTTTATATTCAGACTCTAAAGTAAAATACGTTAGGCATACACCAATTTCTTATCCTTACACCTTAGTTTTTGAAACAGAATATAGAACTTCAACAACAGGTTTTATTCCTTGGTGGGTTCCTGTAAATGGGTATTATTTATCAGTAGAAAATAGTAGTTATACCATTAAAAATCCTACTCAAATTCCTTGGAGGGTAAAAGAAGCTAACTTTGATAACTTTGAGATAGATAAAAACAAAACTGAAACAGAAATACGTTTTTCACTTCAAAATCAAAAAGCGCTAGACTACGAACGCAATTCTATTTCCTCCCTAAAAATTTTACCCATAGCAAAGGTTGCTCTAGATAAATTTTATTTAAAAGGTGTTTTTGGAGAAGCTACAAATTGGCAAGAATTTGGCAAGTGGATGTATAGTTCTTTAATTGACGGTAGAGATTTTATAAATGAAACTACCAAAGCAAAAATTTTAGAACTGACTAAAAAGGCAACATCGCCATTAGAAAAGGCAAAAATTGTATACCAATACATGCAAGATAAAACGCGCTATATAAGTGTTCAGGTTGGTATAGGTGGTTGGGAACCTATAGCCGCTAATAAAGTAGATGAGGTTGGTTATGGTGATTGTAAAGGTCTTACAAATTACACAAAAGCGTTGTTAGATGTTGTTGGTGTAAAATCTTATTATACCTTGGTTTATGCCAAAGATAAAAGAAATATAGATAAAGACTTTTCTTCTTTACAAGGTAATCATGCCATTCTAAATATACCTATTAATGGCAAAGATATTTGGTTAGAATGTACAAATCAAACCATACCTTTTGGTTTCTTAGGAGATTTTACGAACGACAGAAATGTTTTGGTGATAACACCTGAAGGAGGCATTATCAAAAAAACAGCTGTTTATAAAAATCAGAATAATCTACAAACCATTACTGGTCAAATAGATTTGCAAAAAAATGGTACTATAAAGGCGGATTTTACAAGAACATCTCAAGGTTTGCAGTATGATGATAAAAGTTACTATGATAACCTAACTGAAAACGAATTAAAGAAACATTATAAAACCAGAGTTTGGAACTATAACAACAATCTTCAAATCGATAAAGCAGAGCTCGAAAATAATAAAGAAAAAGTTGAATTTGTTGAGGCACTTAAAATAACTATCAACGATTTTGCAACAATAAATAACAACGATTACATTTTCAGGGTTAATATTTTAAACAGAGAAAGCTTTGTGCCTAAAAGATACAGAAATCGTAAAATGCCTCTAGAAATTGATAGAGGTTACAAAGATTTAGATTCTATTACCTTTAAATTACCATCGAATTTTACACTCAATTATGAGCCTGCAAACATTGAGGTTAATTCTAAGTTTGGTAGTTATAAAATCACTTTTAAAGTTATAGATAAAAATACTTTGACTTATATAAAGGAAATAGAAATTAGGGAGGGTGTATACCCTAAAGAAGACTATAAGGCTTATCGTGCTTTTAGAAAAAAAATTGCAAAATCAGAAAATTTAAGAATTATATTAACCAAAAAACAATGA
- a CDS encoding YceI family protein: MKKLVVSLVVIASVLTACKNEKKEVVETKEAKEVEVNVAELNNVDLSTSMITWKGYKPTGSHNGTVAMQDADLLIEDGSLKAGEFTIDMNTIKVEDIPADNEGNAKLRGHLTSADFFDVATYPTSKFVITNVEKKEGNKVHVTGNLTIKDVTKSVTIPAMMSTANGVTTLESETFMIDRAEFNVKYGSKSFFDDLKDKFINDDMEMSFVVKTKA, translated from the coding sequence ATGAAAAAATTAGTAGTATCATTAGTAGTTATTGCGTCAGTATTAACTGCTTGTAAAAATGAAAAAAAAGAAGTTGTAGAAACAAAAGAAGCTAAAGAAGTAGAAGTAAATGTAGCAGAGCTTAATAATGTAGATTTATCAACATCTATGATTACTTGGAAAGGTTATAAGCCAACAGGTTCTCATAATGGAACTGTAGCTATGCAAGATGCAGATTTATTAATTGAGGATGGATCTCTTAAAGCTGGTGAATTTACGATAGACATGAACACTATTAAAGTAGAAGACATTCCTGCAGATAATGAAGGTAATGCAAAATTAAGAGGGCATTTAACTAGTGCAGATTTCTTTGATGTTGCAACATATCCTACTTCTAAATTTGTAATTACGAATGTTGAAAAGAAAGAAGGTAACAAAGTACATGTTACTGGTAACTTAACAATTAAAGATGTAACTAAAAGCGTTACTATACCAGCAATGATGTCTACAGCAAATGGCGTTACTACTTTAGAGAGTGAAACATTTATGATTGACAGAGCTGAATTTAATGTAAAGTATGGTTCTAAATCTTTCTTTGACGATTTAAAAGATAAGTTTATCAATGACGATATGGAAATGTCTTTTGTGGTAAAAACAAAAGCATAA
- the dtd gene encoding D-aminoacyl-tRNA deacylase, with product MRVVVQRVSQASVTINQNKVAEIEKGLLILLGITDDDTIEDIEYLVRKTANLRIFNDENQVMNLSLKDINAEVIVVSQFTLYANTKKGNRPSYIKASKPEIAVPLYEKFVANLEKEISKKVQTGVFGADMKVRLLNDGPVTIIIDSNSRDF from the coding sequence ATGAGAGTAGTCGTTCAAAGAGTTTCTCAGGCAAGTGTTACCATCAATCAAAATAAGGTAGCAGAAATTGAAAAAGGCTTACTTATTCTTTTGGGTATTACAGATGACGATACCATAGAAGATATTGAGTATTTAGTAAGAAAAACAGCTAACTTAAGAATCTTTAACGATGAAAATCAAGTCATGAATTTATCGCTTAAAGACATCAATGCAGAGGTTATTGTTGTTAGTCAATTTACTTTGTATGCCAATACAAAAAAAGGCAATAGACCTAGTTATATTAAAGCTTCTAAACCAGAAATTGCAGTACCACTTTATGAAAAATTTGTAGCAAATTTAGAGAAAGAGATTTCCAAAAAAGTACAAACGGGTGTGTTTGGCGCAGACATGAAAGTCCGTTTGCTAAATGATGGGCCTGTTACTATAATCATTGATTCTAACAGCAGAGATTTCTAA
- the rsgA gene encoding ribosome small subunit-dependent GTPase A, with amino-acid sequence MTGIVYKSTGSWYFVKSDDCQFHQCRIKGKFRIKGIKSTNPIAVGDKVVFDLEKKGDEEIGVIKKILDRENFIVRKSVNLSKQTHIIAANIDLVFLLITINNPPTLTAFIDRFLVTTRAYRIETVLIFNKIDSYEIEERAEILYLKDIYEAIGYTCLEVSATENINVDVLKDLMVGKTSMFVGHSGVGKSTLVNAIEPNLDLKTQEISDQHKQGQHTTTFAEMFDLSFDAKIIDTPGIKGFGVVDMDKYELGDYFPEFFALKQYCKFNDCLHLKEPHCAVKEALEEEEISWSRYRSYLQILEGEEETEHFRTDVWNEEDD; translated from the coding sequence ATGACAGGTATTGTATATAAATCTACAGGAAGTTGGTATTTTGTAAAGTCTGATGATTGCCAATTTCATCAATGTAGAATTAAAGGTAAATTTAGAATTAAAGGTATAAAGAGTACTAATCCAATTGCTGTTGGAGATAAAGTAGTTTTTGACCTTGAAAAGAAGGGTGATGAAGAAATAGGAGTCATAAAGAAAATTTTAGATAGAGAAAATTTTATTGTTCGTAAATCTGTAAATCTATCCAAGCAAACTCATATCATTGCTGCAAATATTGATTTGGTTTTTTTACTGATCACTATTAATAATCCACCAACTTTAACCGCATTTATAGATCGTTTCTTAGTAACTACAAGAGCTTATAGAATTGAAACGGTTTTAATTTTTAATAAGATTGATTCTTACGAAATTGAAGAACGGGCAGAAATACTATATCTTAAAGATATATATGAAGCCATAGGTTATACTTGTTTAGAAGTTTCTGCAACAGAAAATATAAATGTTGATGTATTAAAAGATTTAATGGTAGGTAAAACCTCGATGTTTGTTGGCCATTCAGGAGTAGGTAAATCAACTTTAGTAAATGCAATAGAGCCTAATTTAGATCTAAAAACTCAAGAAATTTCAGATCAGCATAAACAAGGGCAACATACTACAACTTTTGCAGAAATGTTCGATTTAAGTTTCGATGCAAAAATAATAGATACACCTGGTATTAAAGGTTTTGGCGTTGTTGATATGGATAAGTATGAACTTGGAGATTACTTTCCAGAATTTTTTGCGCTAAAGCAATATTGTAAATTTAATGATTGCCTTCATTTAAAAGAACCACATTGTGCTGTAAAAGAAGCCTTAGAAGAAGAAGAAATTTCTTGGTCTAGGTACAGAAGTTATTTGCAAATTTTAGAAGGAGAAGAAGAAACAGAACATTTTAGAACGGATGTTTGGAACGAAGAAGATGATTAG